Sequence from the Streptomyces kaniharaensis genome:
AGCACCGTCTACGGCCACCGCACCACCTTCGCCACCACCTTCGGCGGCGCCGTCATCCCCACCAGCATCCGCCTCCACCAGTGACCGGGGGACCCGACGTGTCCTTGCCCCACCTGCCGCGGCACCCATGGACGGCGTTCCTCGCCCGTCGCGCGGCCCGGCTGGTCCTCTCGCTCGGGGTCGTGCTCACCGCGTCCTTCGCGATGATCCGCCTCGTCCCCGGCGACCCGGTCCGCGCCGCCCTCGGCGTCGACGCCTCCCCCGCCCTGGTGGCCGCCCGCAGGCAGCAACTCGGGCTCGACGCTCCCTTCCCGTCCCAGTACCGGCAGTACCTGGAGGGCCTCGTGCACGGCGATCTCGGGACCTCGCTGGTCACCGGGACACCGGTCGCGGAACTGGTCCGCACCCGGCTGCCGGCCACCCTCGAAGTCGCCCTCCTCGCGTTCCTCGTCACCCTCGCCGTCGCCCTGCCCTGCGGGCTGCTCGCCGCCGTCCACACCCGGGACGGGCGGCGCCCGCGCACCGAGCTGGCGTTCACGGCGCTGACCGCGGGCCTGGCCGGGGTGCCGGACTTCGTCCTGGCCGCCGGGCTCACCGCGCTGCTGGCCGTCGGCCTCCAGCTGCTCCCCGTGGCGGGCGCGGCGGGCGCCGAGTCTTTCGTCCTGCCGGTCCTCGCGCTCTCCCTCGCGCCCACCGCCGTCCTGGTGCGCATCGTCCGGGTCGAGGCGCTGAAGGTGCTGTCCGAGGACTACATGCGCACCGCCCGGGCCAAGCGGCTGTCACCGGCCCGCCGCTACCTGCGGCACGCGGCGCCGAACACGGCGACCGCCGCGCTCACCGTCGCCGGCAGCCTGCTGCCCGCCATGATCGCCGGCACGGTGCTGGTCGAGAAGGTGTTCGCCTGGCCCGGCATCGGTTCGGCGATGGCCCAGTCCGTGGTCGCGCAGGACTACCCGGTGGTCCAGGCGATGGTGCTGATCCTGGGTGCGACGGTGCTGCTCGCCGGCCTCCTGGTCGACCTGGTGCTGGCGCTGCTGGACCCGCGCTCGGCCCTGCGGGACATGTGAGGAGCCGATGTCCCTCCCCCTCCGGCAGCTGCGCTCGCCCATGGCCTGGGTCGCGACCACGATGCTGGCGTCGCTCGTCCTCCTCGCGCTCGTGGGCCCGCTGGTCTGGGGCGAGACGGCCGACCGCCCCGACCCCTCCGCGGTGTTGCAGGGCCCGTCCGCCGTGCACCCGTTCGGCACCGACAACCTCGGCCGGGACCTGCTCGCCCGGGTGCTTACGGCCACCCGGCCCTCGTTGCTGCTCGCGCTGGCGGCGGCTGTGCTGGGCGCCACCGCGGGCGTCCTCCTCGGGGCGTCCACCGCCGTCGTGGGCACTCGTGCCCGCCGCCTGCTCGCCTCGCTGATCAACCTCCTGCTCGCCTTCCCCGCCCTGCTGGTCGCGCTCTTCCTCGCGGTCGTCCTCGGCGCGGGGCCCGCCGGGGCGATGCTCGCCCTCGCCGTCGCGGGCGTCCCGGGGTTCGCCCGGCTCGCCCAGACACTCGCCGCCGCGGTCGCCGGCACCGACCACCTGGCCGCGGCCCGCGTCCTCGGCCTGCGCCGGCACCGTCTCCTCGTGCGGCACGTCCTGCCCAACATCGCCGAACCTCTGATGCTCGGCGCCACCACGGCGGCGGGCACGGCACTCGTCGCCCTCTCCGGGCTGAGCTTCCTCGGTCTGGGCGTGCAGCCGCCCGGCTACGACTGGGGACAACTGCTCAACCAGGGGCTCGACCGCGTCTACGCACAGCCGCTGCCCGCCCTCGCCCCCGGCCTCGCCATCCTCTACGCGGCCCTGACGTTCCAACTGCTCGGCGAGGTCCTGGCCGGCGGCGTCGCCCGGCGCGGCCCGGCGTCCCGCACACCCCCGCCACCGACCATTCCGAGCGGGCCCGCCGAGGACGGCCACGTGCTCCAGGTCGAGGACCTCACCGTCGAACTCCCCACGCCGGACGGGCTGATCCGGCCGGTTCGCGGCGTCTCGCTCGCCCTGCGGGCCGGCGAGATCGTCGGGCTCGTCGGCGAGTCCGGCTCCGGCAAGTCGCTCACCGCACTCGCGATCGCCGACCTGCTCCCGGCCCCGGCCCGGGTCCACCGCCGGACCCTGCGCCTGCTCGGCGCCGACCTCGCCACCATGACGCCGAAGGAACGCGACCGCCACCTCGCGACCGGCCTGGCGATGATCTTCCAGAACCCGGCCACGGCGCTCAACCCGTCGCTCCGGGTCGCCACCCAGCTCACCGAGACCGTCCGGGCCCACCGCGGCGCGGGCCGCGCACAGGCCGCCGAACAGGCCGCCGACGCGCTGCGCCAGGTCGCCCTCCTCCCGGCGCTCCTGCGCTCACGCCCCCACCAGCTCTCCGGCGGCCAGCGCCAGCGCGTGATGATCGCGTCCGGCCTGATGGTACGGCCGGGACTGATCATCGCCGACGAGCCGACCACCGCACTCGACGTCACCGTGCAGCGGCAGATCACCCGGCTGCTCTCCGACATCCGGCGGGGCACCTCCGCCGCCGTCCTGTTCATCAGCCACGACGTCGCGCTCGTGGCCGAGCTGTGCGACCGGGTCCTGGTGATGTACGCCGGGACGGTCGTCGAGAGCCTGCCCGCCGACCGGCTCGCCAGCGCCGCCCGGCATCCCTACACCCGGGCCCTGGTCGCGTCGGTGCCGGACCTCACCGCGGACCGCGACCTGCCACTGCCGACCGTGGAGGGAACGCCTCCCGACCCGCTCGCTCCTGACCCCGGCTGCCCGTTCGAGCCCCGCTGCGCGCACCGGCGGGAGCGCTGCGCAGAGGAGGCCCCGCCCCTGGCCGGCCTCGACGCCGGCCAGCGGGTCGCGTGCTGGCACCCACTGCCGCGGCCGGCGGTCCCGTCATGACCGGTCTGAGGCTCTGCGACCTGACCGTCCACCACCACGGACCGCACGGCCCGGTCACCGCGGTGGACGGCGTCTCGCTGGAGATCCCGCCCGGCACGACGCTCGGGCTGGTGGGCGAGTCCGGCTCGGGGAAGTCGAGTCTGGCCCGCGCGATCGTCGGGCTCACCCCCGTGCACGCGGGCCGGGTCCTGCTCGACGGCCAGGAGGTCCGCGTCCGGACCGTCCGGGCCCGGCGCCGGCTGGGCCGCCTGGTCCAGATCGTCCTCCAGGACCCGGACACCGCGCTCGACCCCCGGATGACGGTCCGCCAGACGCTCGTCGAGGCGGCCACCGCCTTCCACCGGCTCGACCGGCGCGCCCGCGCCGAGCGCGTCACCGGCCTGCTCGACCTCGTCGGGCTGGATCCGCGGCTCGCCGACCGGCTGCCACGGCAGCTGTCCGGCGGCCAGCGCCAGCGGGTCGCCATCGCCCGCGCCCTGGCCGTCGGGCCCGGCCTGCTGATCGCCGACGAGATCACGTCGGCGCTCGACGTCTCCGTGCAGGCGTCCGTCCTCAACACGATCCGCGAGCTCCAGCGGAAGCTGGGCCTGTCCATGCTGTTCATCGGCCACAACCTGCCCGCGGTCTGCCACGTCTCCGACACGGTGGCCGTGATGCACCGCGGCCGGATCGTCGAGACGGCCCCCACCGAGGACCTCCTGCGCGGCCCCCGGCACCCGTACACCCGGGCACTGCTCGCCTCCGTACCGACCCTGCCCACCCCACCGCCCGCAGAGAGGCCCTCATGACCGTCAGCCCACCGGACGCCGTGGTGGTCGGAGCCGGCGTGATCGGCGCCGCCGTCGCCCTCGAACTCGCGCGCGGCGGACGAAGGGTCGTCGTCGTGGACAAGGGCGGGGCCGCCGGCCACGGCTCCACCAGCGCCTCCAGTGCGATCATCAGGTTCAACTACTCCACCTTCGCCAGCGTCGCCACCGCATGGGAGGCCCACCACATCTGGGCGTCCTGGCCGGACCACCTACGGCTCACCGGCCGGCGGCCGCTCGCGGCCTTCCATCGCACCGGAGCCGTGCTGCTCGACGCCCCTGGCGCCGCACCCGCGAGCGCTATCGCCCTGTTCGACCGCGCCGGCGTCCCGTACGAGCGATGGGACACCCCGACGCTGCGCCGGCGCCTCCCCGGGATCGACCCCGGGCGGTACTGGCCGCCGAAGCCGGTGGACGACGACGCGTTCTTCGCCGAGCCCACCGGCGAGCTCGGCGCCCTGATCACCCCGGACGCCGGATTCGTCGACGACCCCCAGCTCGCCGCGCAGAACCTGGCGGACGCGGCGGGCGCGCTGGGGGCCCGATTCCTGTTCCACCACACCGTGACGGGCGTCGACCGGCGCGCACACCGCGTGGCGGGCATCCGCCTGGCCGACGGGACGAAGATCGCCGCGCCGGTCGTGGTCAACGCCGCCGGCCCGTGGTCGGGCGGCCTCAACCGGCTGGCGGGCGTCGAAGGCGACTTCACCGTCGGTGTGCGGCCGCTGCGCCAGGAGGTCCACCAGGTCGCCGCACCGGGCGGTTACGCCACCGGCTCCGGCCTCGGCCCCGTGGTCGCTGACCTCGACCTCGGCACGTACATGAGAGCCGCGCCCGGCGGCCGGCTGCTCGTCGGCGGCACCCAGCCGGCCTGCGACCCGCCGGAGTGGATCGACGATCCGGACGCGGCCGACCCCCGTCCGACCGCCAACCGCTTCCGGACCCAGGTGACCCGGGCGGCGCGCCGCTTCCCCGGGCTCGCCGTCCCCAACCGGCCGCTCGGTGTCGCCGGCGTGTACGACGTCGCCGACGACTGGACCCCGATCTACGACCGCACCGCCCTCGATGGCTACTACGTCGCCATGGGCACGAGCGGCAACCAGTTCAAGAACGCCCCGCTGGTGGGCCGCTTCCTGGCGTCGCTGATCGACCGGGTCGAAGCCGGTCAGGACCACGACCACGAACCGGTCCGCCACCGCTGCGAGCACACCGGCAACGTCGTCGACCTGGGCGCCTTCTCCCGCCGGCGCCCGGTCCGCGAGGGCTCCCCCCGCACGGTCATGGGCTGACCGACCGGCGCCCGCCGCTCAACGGGGCTCAGTACCGAGCTCGCGCGCCAGATCCCAGACCACGTCGGCCACGAACTCGGGCACCTCGTGCGGGAAGTCATGGCCGGTGCCCTCGGGTGTGTGGACGGCCCGAGCCGCCGTCGACGTCGCCAGGTAGCGCGTCCTGGTGCGGAGGTAGAAGCGGCCGATCCGCTCGGCCTCGGCGGCGTCTCGGGCCGCTTCCAGCACCGTCTCGCCGCCCGTGAGGTCGCGGGGTGTGACCAGCAGCAGCGGCAGGTCACCGAGGTCCCCGTCGTAGACCACCGTCTCCCAGCCCACCCTCGCCAGGCCGGACGGCGACAGCTCGGCGAAGATCGACGCGGCGGCACAGTCCTGGCCGGTGCGGCCGCCGTCGCCACGGTATGCACCGAACAGGTGCCGCACCGCCTTCACCACGAACCTCCGGCGCATCCCCGCGACGAGCCTGTTCGACGGCGCGAAGGCGATCACCTCCGGGGGCGTCGGGTCCAGCAGCACGACTCCGGCCGCCAGGTCCGGTCGCCGCCGCGCCGCGTTCGCGACCAGCAGGCCGCCGAAGGAATGGCCGACGAACAGGAACGGCGCCCGCTCCCCGGCTGCCTCCAGGGCTGTCAGCAGCTCCTCCGCCTCGGTCGCCGTGGTCCGCGGGAAGGGACCGACGTCGCTCCAGCCCGAACCGAGCCGGTCGACCAGGACCGAGCGCGTGCGCGCCGCGAGCAGCGTGTGCAGCTCCCGGAAGTCGTCGCCGGCGGCGTGCCCACCGGGCATCCACACGACCGTCGGGGTGCCCGCGGTCTCTCCCTCACCCAGGACGTGCATCCGGTGACCGCCCACATCGACCAGCCGCCCCGGCGGCCGATGCGCACGCGCCGCACGGGCCACCAGCACCAGGTGGCGCACGGCCCCTGCCAGCAGCACCGCACCGACAGCCACCATGGCGCCACCGAGCGCCACCGCCCATGCCACGTCGAGAGCCACGAGACCGGCGCCGACCGCGACCACCAGCAGCGCGACCGGCACCCCCAGCCAGTCACGGCTCAGCAGCGTCAGTAAGGAGTTCGCCACTCGTCCGTCCCGGCGCATCGGTCCTCCGCGGCAACAGCATCCGAAACCGATCCTTGCTCGTCTCCTTCCCCCAACCGTCCCTCACGACGCAGGCGTCGGCCCGCAACCAACAGGAAACACACCGCACATGACCGGAAGCCCGACGTCACCGGGGACTCAGCCCCACCGCAGATCGCCGAGGCCTCGGGAGTGGCCCGCGCCACCG
This genomic interval carries:
- a CDS encoding ABC transporter permease, producing MSLPHLPRHPWTAFLARRAARLVLSLGVVLTASFAMIRLVPGDPVRAALGVDASPALVAARRQQLGLDAPFPSQYRQYLEGLVHGDLGTSLVTGTPVAELVRTRLPATLEVALLAFLVTLAVALPCGLLAAVHTRDGRRPRTELAFTALTAGLAGVPDFVLAAGLTALLAVGLQLLPVAGAAGAESFVLPVLALSLAPTAVLVRIVRVEALKVLSEDYMRTARAKRLSPARRYLRHAAPNTATAALTVAGSLLPAMIAGTVLVEKVFAWPGIGSAMAQSVVAQDYPVVQAMVLILGATVLLAGLLVDLVLALLDPRSALRDM
- a CDS encoding dipeptide/oligopeptide/nickel ABC transporter permease/ATP-binding protein yields the protein MSLPLRQLRSPMAWVATTMLASLVLLALVGPLVWGETADRPDPSAVLQGPSAVHPFGTDNLGRDLLARVLTATRPSLLLALAAAVLGATAGVLLGASTAVVGTRARRLLASLINLLLAFPALLVALFLAVVLGAGPAGAMLALAVAGVPGFARLAQTLAAAVAGTDHLAAARVLGLRRHRLLVRHVLPNIAEPLMLGATTAAGTALVALSGLSFLGLGVQPPGYDWGQLLNQGLDRVYAQPLPALAPGLAILYAALTFQLLGEVLAGGVARRGPASRTPPPPTIPSGPAEDGHVLQVEDLTVELPTPDGLIRPVRGVSLALRAGEIVGLVGESGSGKSLTALAIADLLPAPARVHRRTLRLLGADLATMTPKERDRHLATGLAMIFQNPATALNPSLRVATQLTETVRAHRGAGRAQAAEQAADALRQVALLPALLRSRPHQLSGGQRQRVMIASGLMVRPGLIIADEPTTALDVTVQRQITRLLSDIRRGTSAAVLFISHDVALVAELCDRVLVMYAGTVVESLPADRLASAARHPYTRALVASVPDLTADRDLPLPTVEGTPPDPLAPDPGCPFEPRCAHRRERCAEEAPPLAGLDAGQRVACWHPLPRPAVPS
- a CDS encoding ABC transporter ATP-binding protein, whose amino-acid sequence is MTGLRLCDLTVHHHGPHGPVTAVDGVSLEIPPGTTLGLVGESGSGKSSLARAIVGLTPVHAGRVLLDGQEVRVRTVRARRRLGRLVQIVLQDPDTALDPRMTVRQTLVEAATAFHRLDRRARAERVTGLLDLVGLDPRLADRLPRQLSGGQRQRVAIARALAVGPGLLIADEITSALDVSVQASVLNTIRELQRKLGLSMLFIGHNLPAVCHVSDTVAVMHRGRIVETAPTEDLLRGPRHPYTRALLASVPTLPTPPPAERPS
- a CDS encoding NAD(P)/FAD-dependent oxidoreductase; its protein translation is MTVSPPDAVVVGAGVIGAAVALELARGGRRVVVVDKGGAAGHGSTSASSAIIRFNYSTFASVATAWEAHHIWASWPDHLRLTGRRPLAAFHRTGAVLLDAPGAAPASAIALFDRAGVPYERWDTPTLRRRLPGIDPGRYWPPKPVDDDAFFAEPTGELGALITPDAGFVDDPQLAAQNLADAAGALGARFLFHHTVTGVDRRAHRVAGIRLADGTKIAAPVVVNAAGPWSGGLNRLAGVEGDFTVGVRPLRQEVHQVAAPGGYATGSGLGPVVADLDLGTYMRAAPGGRLLVGGTQPACDPPEWIDDPDAADPRPTANRFRTQVTRAARRFPGLAVPNRPLGVAGVYDVADDWTPIYDRTALDGYYVAMGTSGNQFKNAPLVGRFLASLIDRVEAGQDHDHEPVRHRCEHTGNVVDLGAFSRRRPVREGSPRTVMG
- a CDS encoding alpha/beta fold hydrolase codes for the protein MANSLLTLLSRDWLGVPVALLVVAVGAGLVALDVAWAVALGGAMVAVGAVLLAGAVRHLVLVARAARAHRPPGRLVDVGGHRMHVLGEGETAGTPTVVWMPGGHAAGDDFRELHTLLAARTRSVLVDRLGSGWSDVGPFPRTTATEAEELLTALEAAGERAPFLFVGHSFGGLLVANAARRRPDLAAGVVLLDPTPPEVIAFAPSNRLVAGMRRRFVVKAVRHLFGAYRGDGGRTGQDCAAASIFAELSPSGLARVGWETVVYDGDLGDLPLLLVTPRDLTGGETVLEAARDAAEAERIGRFYLRTRTRYLATSTAARAVHTPEGTGHDFPHEVPEFVADVVWDLARELGTEPR